In the Ilumatobacteraceae bacterium genome, one interval contains:
- a CDS encoding glycosyltransferase, producing MAADLARRATIVVAGNHLIADWAVSSGARDVRIIPTCYEPLVTSAQRSSPLVEIVWIGSPSTAAYLEVERDRLKPLRHLPNTRVTFVGGRAPTSLRGLPNVRELSWTAAIEHDVLSTADYGLAIQPRTPYADHKCGFKIVQYMAYGVVPVATPNPVHESIIGPTGLLLGPAVRENLAEQLSQKPTAEQRAAVADRWESAFSTSSGTQKWARLLRSIS from the coding sequence ATGGCAGCTGACCTAGCTCGTCGAGCGACGATAGTGGTCGCTGGAAATCACTTGATCGCAGACTGGGCGGTGAGCTCCGGAGCTCGCGACGTTCGGATCATTCCCACATGCTATGAACCGCTCGTCACCTCGGCTCAACGCTCCAGCCCTCTCGTTGAGATCGTCTGGATTGGTTCACCGTCGACGGCGGCATACCTGGAAGTCGAACGGGATCGACTCAAACCCCTCCGCCACCTCCCGAACACTCGAGTAACATTTGTCGGCGGCCGCGCTCCGACATCGCTTCGAGGACTCCCCAACGTCCGCGAGCTGAGCTGGACGGCTGCCATCGAGCACGACGTACTCAGTACGGCCGACTATGGATTGGCCATTCAACCGAGAACACCGTACGCGGACCACAAGTGTGGCTTCAAGATCGTTCAGTACATGGCCTATGGCGTGGTTCCCGTCGCTACGCCGAACCCAGTTCATGAGTCGATCATCGGCCCGACGGGATTACTTCTGGGTCCGGCAGTTCGGGAGAACCTCGCCGAGCAACTCTCACAGAAGCCGACCGCTGAGCAACGAGCAGCCGTGGCCGACCGTTGGGAGTCTGCGTTCTCCACCAGCTCTGGCACCCAGAAGTGGGCCAGATTGCTGCGCTCGATCTCTTGA
- a CDS encoding methyltransferase domain-containing protein, which translates to MKAEWSEIRDLLVDPEDHSPLAEAARGVALVSETGRRFEFVDGQPVFLSPDGLELSGWRFPPIVVGDLQRPKPQRRGRRIAKLVKRVFEPAGSRRDAVNEFGELLASAGASPLLLVVGGATEGDALAALLRSDGVRVVAFDIYPTDETAFVADAHRIPLADESVDGVIVQAVLEHVYRPEVVVAEVERVVRAGGLVYAETPFMQPVHEGAYDFTRYTVSGHRLLFSGCDELRCGPIGGPGALINLACRGLVGGLIRSQAIAKAAYLLTLPLRSIDRLVDARWRRDYAIGGYFVGRRKPSNDPAPADPAQIFELDDRS; encoded by the coding sequence GTGAAGGCTGAATGGTCCGAGATACGCGATCTGCTCGTCGACCCAGAAGATCACAGCCCGCTGGCCGAGGCCGCGAGAGGCGTTGCGCTCGTGTCGGAAACCGGTCGCCGTTTTGAGTTCGTTGACGGTCAGCCGGTCTTCCTGTCGCCCGACGGACTGGAGCTGAGTGGCTGGCGGTTTCCACCGATCGTTGTGGGTGATCTTCAGCGGCCAAAGCCGCAGCGCCGCGGACGGCGCATAGCGAAGCTAGTGAAGCGGGTGTTCGAACCGGCCGGCAGTAGACGTGACGCGGTTAACGAATTCGGTGAGCTGTTAGCGAGTGCTGGCGCCTCACCTCTCCTGCTCGTCGTAGGCGGGGCAACCGAAGGCGATGCGCTAGCCGCCCTGCTCCGATCGGACGGGGTCCGGGTGGTCGCGTTCGACATTTATCCGACTGATGAGACGGCGTTTGTTGCCGACGCCCATCGAATTCCTCTCGCTGATGAATCGGTAGATGGGGTCATTGTCCAAGCCGTGTTGGAGCACGTGTACCGGCCCGAGGTCGTCGTCGCCGAGGTCGAGCGGGTGGTGCGGGCCGGTGGTTTGGTCTATGCCGAGACACCGTTCATGCAACCGGTGCACGAGGGGGCCTACGACTTCACCCGCTACACGGTGTCGGGCCACCGGCTGTTGTTCTCCGGATGCGATGAGTTGCGATGCGGGCCGATCGGGGGGCCGGGCGCCTTGATAAATCTCGCTTGCCGCGGGCTCGTGGGTGGACTGATTCGAAGCCAAGCGATTGCGAAGGCTGCCTACCTACTGACGTTGCCGCTCCGTTCCATCGACCGCCTGGTCGATGCCCGTTGGCGGCGCGACTATGCGATTGGTGGGTACTTTGTCGGTCGGCGGAAGCCGAGCAATGATCCTGCCCCCGCTGATCCAGCTCAGATCTTCGAACTTGACGATCGCTCGTAG
- a CDS encoding NAD-dependent epimerase/dehydratase family protein: protein MTTRVAVVGANGRVGSALVRHLAESHEVVAIERRPGESPADIASRAADGVDVVVNAAGVAHLEQPTPADLERLRVGNIDLPLALADAALRERAHLIHISSVKATADATTEYGQSKYEADRRLEAEFGSRFAEAGLSLVIVRPLALLFPPFDAGKIARLRFLRYWPSVLMPPVRLPVLAPMVFLDAVAEALDTIAERGSGHRDFERHERGTLANVRRAFRSHRCATEGNREG from the coding sequence GTGACCACGCGGGTCGCGGTGGTCGGCGCCAACGGTCGTGTCGGCTCGGCGCTGGTTCGACACCTGGCCGAATCGCACGAGGTCGTGGCGATCGAGCGGCGCCCTGGTGAGTCACCCGCCGACATCGCGTCTCGGGCAGCCGACGGCGTCGACGTGGTCGTGAACGCGGCCGGGGTCGCGCACCTCGAGCAGCCGACTCCCGCCGACCTCGAACGGTTGCGCGTCGGCAACATCGACCTGCCGCTGGCGTTGGCCGACGCGGCGCTCCGCGAGCGGGCCCACCTGATCCACATCTCGTCGGTGAAGGCGACCGCCGATGCCACCACGGAGTACGGACAGTCGAAGTACGAAGCCGATCGGCGGTTGGAGGCTGAGTTCGGAAGTCGTTTCGCGGAGGCCGGCCTGAGCCTGGTGATCGTGCGACCGCTCGCCCTGCTGTTCCCGCCGTTCGATGCCGGCAAGATCGCCCGCCTCCGCTTCCTGCGCTATTGGCCGAGCGTGCTGATGCCGCCGGTCCGGCTGCCGGTGCTCGCACCGATGGTGTTCCTCGATGCCGTGGCCGAGGCTCTTGACACGATCGCTGAACGCGGATCTGGCCATAGAGACTTCGAACGACACGAGCGCGGTACGTTGGCAAACGTGCGACGAGCGTTCCGATCTCACCGATGCGCGACGGAGGGCAATCGTGAAGGCTGA
- a CDS encoding glycosyltransferase, with amino-acid sequence MTKPSVLYLVTEPWYFANHRLDHARALLAAGFDVHVGTRRGDRWDELVVAGCQVHEVKMGRGGGTLRSWFDEIRTVRRLVRSIRPDVVHGVALKPLALTLSLIPMRRRPALILSVNGLGISAAERGLDMRVIRTVIRSARRLPRVHLLFQTRADRSAIVGDRDDGVVIPGVGVDTERFVPLDRADTPPCEVVYLGRAVKSKGLLDLAAACETGQLDDVELHLYCALDESSPGALSADELERLQRPSQVILHEPTRDAAGVLGRAHAAILPSRAGEGVSKFVLEALACGTPVLLSAESGSGEVIEAGRTGVVFTAGDADSIRAALAEVAGWSPEHRSEVGAECRATALEQFSLDVILPRIVELHRAAAGIEGRT; translated from the coding sequence ATGACGAAGCCGTCGGTGCTCTACCTGGTGACCGAGCCGTGGTACTTCGCCAACCACCGCCTGGACCACGCTCGAGCCCTGCTCGCAGCGGGCTTCGACGTGCACGTCGGAACCCGACGTGGCGATCGATGGGACGAGCTGGTCGTCGCCGGCTGCCAGGTGCACGAGGTCAAGATGGGCCGCGGCGGTGGAACGTTGCGTTCCTGGTTCGACGAGATCCGGACCGTTCGCCGACTCGTCCGTTCGATCCGGCCCGACGTGGTGCACGGCGTCGCACTCAAACCGCTCGCGTTGACCTTGTCGTTGATCCCGATGCGTCGTCGCCCGGCCCTGATCCTGAGCGTCAACGGGTTGGGTATCAGCGCTGCGGAGCGTGGGCTCGACATGCGAGTGATCCGCACCGTGATCCGTTCGGCGCGCCGTCTGCCGCGCGTGCATCTGCTGTTCCAGACCCGTGCCGACCGGTCGGCGATCGTCGGTGATCGGGACGACGGTGTGGTGATCCCGGGTGTCGGGGTCGACACCGAGCGGTTCGTGCCGCTCGACCGAGCCGACACGCCGCCGTGTGAGGTCGTGTACCTCGGGCGGGCGGTGAAGTCGAAGGGTCTGCTCGACCTGGCCGCCGCCTGCGAGACCGGTCAACTCGACGACGTCGAACTGCACCTCTACTGCGCTCTCGACGAGTCGAGCCCCGGCGCCCTGTCGGCCGACGAGCTCGAACGCCTGCAACGACCGAGCCAAGTCATCCTGCATGAACCCACCCGCGACGCGGCCGGCGTGCTCGGCCGGGCCCACGCGGCGATCCTCCCGTCGCGGGCCGGCGAGGGCGTGTCGAAGTTCGTGCTCGAAGCGCTGGCGTGTGGCACACCGGTGCTGCTCTCGGCCGAGTCGGGCAGCGGTGAGGTGATCGAGGCCGGGCGCACCGGGGTGGTGTTCACCGCCGGTGACGCCGACTCGATCCGTGCAGCGCTCGCCGAGGTCGCCGGCTGGTCGCCCGAGCATCGCAGCGAGGTCGGCGCCGAGTGCCGTGCCACCGCGCTGGAGCAGTTCTCGCTCGACGTGATCCTCCCGAGGATCGTCGAGTTGCACCGAGCGGCGGCGGGGATCGAGGGTCGAACGTGA
- a CDS encoding NAD-dependent epimerase/dehydratase family protein — MTTVLVTGSAGFIGSHIVDACLDRGDRVIGVDVMTDYYDVGQKRSNIEGARSDDRFEYLEVDINDMPLDLLDGVDVIFHQAGQPGVRSSWRDQFDEYVHRNVSATQRLLEAAVQRGVERFVYASSSSLYGNAERYPVDESMRPQPFSPYGVTKLAAEHLCSLYGGNFGLSTVSLRYFTVYGPRQRPDMATHRLFEAALNGTPFPLFGTGDQLRDFTYVGDVVRANLLAGEADVEPGLVVNIAGGGQSSMHDLIAEVEAVSGRTIQIDRLDPERGDVGRTGALTDRARELLRWEPQVALREGLERQYEWHLLRR, encoded by the coding sequence ATGACGACGGTTCTCGTGACCGGGAGCGCCGGCTTCATCGGGAGTCACATCGTCGATGCATGCCTCGACCGAGGCGATCGGGTCATCGGCGTGGACGTGATGACCGACTACTACGACGTCGGCCAGAAGCGGTCGAACATCGAGGGGGCCCGCTCCGACGACCGGTTCGAGTACCTCGAGGTCGACATCAACGACATGCCGCTCGATCTGCTCGACGGCGTCGACGTGATTTTTCACCAGGCCGGTCAGCCGGGTGTTCGGAGTTCGTGGCGTGATCAGTTCGACGAATACGTGCACCGCAACGTGTCGGCGACGCAGCGGCTGCTGGAGGCGGCTGTTCAGCGTGGTGTGGAACGTTTCGTCTACGCGTCGTCGTCCTCCCTCTACGGCAACGCCGAGCGCTACCCGGTCGACGAGTCGATGCGGCCGCAGCCATTCAGCCCCTACGGGGTGACGAAGCTCGCGGCTGAACACTTGTGCTCGCTGTACGGCGGCAACTTCGGCCTGTCCACGGTGTCGCTCCGCTACTTCACGGTCTACGGCCCGCGCCAGCGGCCCGACATGGCCACGCACCGCCTGTTCGAAGCGGCGCTGAACGGCACACCGTTCCCGCTGTTCGGCACGGGCGACCAGCTGCGTGACTTCACCTACGTCGGCGATGTCGTGCGGGCCAACCTGTTGGCCGGCGAGGCCGACGTCGAGCCAGGGCTCGTCGTCAACATCGCCGGCGGCGGGCAGTCCTCGATGCACGACCTGATCGCCGAGGTCGAAGCTGTGAGCGGGCGGACCATCCAGATCGACCGCCTCGATCCCGAGCGCGGCGACGTTGGCCGCACCGGCGCGCTGACCGACCGGGCGCGCGAGCTGCTGCGCTGGGAGCCACAGGTGGCATTGCGCGAAGGGCTCGAGCGCCAGTACGAGTGGCATCTGTTGCGACGATGA
- a CDS encoding O-antigen ligase family protein, with amino-acid sequence MHNGANEPATGSADYLRDLLSTPTSWTAKALSFSLLLLPIAYIEPVLLPSWSPRMVVALLVVPLGIYQFVTNLLRWDRPTIWLLGLMTSCTFATLIGDAPLWNLRGGFGRDSSLTFLIVLSAFWALARSLEQDGRRLAVAASLAGAGLSCVAALIQVVAAPTTGILALIGSRPGGLLDNPVSLGAIAAGASSLAATAWARRSVPTLIGSSTVTLFAACVSLSGSRGAFVGLVIGAIASVAIAEQRTKVMLLGSFAFGWTIAGLLTSLTGGRDVAARASLEDGGRSTLWRYSLEAIADKPVFGHGLGQFRSATQTYFEPEFVRLYASHPIRGGWPDAHNVFLQYAVIGGLFAVVFMSLFAWSALRRARGPMMWAALAVALTWLLQPVTLATGPMGFAWLGLAMSPVIAEPQRTVKRQTQLLVLLGAVMSLGLLIVDQQLHRNVNNPAAFTNQIQGLPSDPLLASRAADLNRAVGNTDEAIRWARQRTQLEPFSAVAGATLAEIFLDAGRNEDAVTEIQRSLERDAYNPTALRTALGVALVTGDIELFELASKRLAELGLD; translated from the coding sequence ATGCACAATGGGGCGAACGAGCCCGCAACCGGGTCAGCCGACTATTTGCGCGACTTGCTGTCGACGCCAACGAGCTGGACGGCGAAAGCCCTTTCGTTCTCGTTGCTGCTCTTGCCGATCGCATACATCGAGCCGGTGTTGCTCCCGAGCTGGTCGCCGCGAATGGTCGTCGCGCTGTTGGTCGTCCCGCTCGGGATATATCAGTTCGTGACGAACCTCCTCCGCTGGGACAGACCGACGATCTGGCTCCTCGGCCTGATGACCAGCTGCACCTTCGCGACGCTCATCGGGGATGCTCCGCTCTGGAACCTCCGTGGAGGTTTCGGCCGCGATTCCAGCTTGACGTTCCTCATCGTCCTGTCGGCATTCTGGGCGCTCGCTCGCTCTCTCGAACAGGACGGACGAAGGCTCGCCGTCGCAGCCTCGCTGGCCGGCGCTGGATTGAGCTGCGTTGCAGCCCTGATCCAGGTTGTCGCCGCTCCGACAACCGGCATTCTCGCGCTCATCGGTTCGCGACCTGGTGGGCTGCTCGACAACCCGGTTTCCCTCGGCGCAATCGCAGCGGGCGCGAGTTCCCTTGCTGCGACGGCCTGGGCTCGGCGATCCGTTCCAACGCTGATTGGTTCGTCAACGGTCACGCTCTTCGCGGCATGTGTGTCGTTATCCGGTTCTCGCGGCGCGTTCGTCGGCTTGGTCATCGGAGCGATCGCCAGCGTCGCAATAGCCGAACAGCGGACCAAAGTCATGCTGCTGGGCAGCTTCGCGTTCGGCTGGACAATCGCCGGACTATTGACCAGCCTCACAGGCGGTCGCGACGTTGCGGCGCGGGCGTCGTTGGAGGACGGCGGGCGAAGCACACTGTGGCGGTACTCGCTCGAGGCAATCGCCGACAAGCCGGTGTTCGGTCATGGCCTGGGCCAGTTCCGGAGTGCTACGCAGACATACTTCGAACCAGAGTTCGTGAGGCTCTACGCCAGCCACCCGATCAGGGGAGGCTGGCCAGATGCCCACAACGTTTTCTTGCAGTACGCCGTCATCGGCGGTCTGTTCGCAGTGGTCTTCATGAGTCTCTTCGCCTGGTCTGCCCTGCGTCGTGCACGCGGCCCAATGATGTGGGCCGCGCTGGCCGTTGCTCTCACCTGGCTGCTGCAACCCGTCACCCTGGCCACCGGGCCGATGGGATTCGCCTGGCTCGGCCTCGCCATGTCGCCGGTGATCGCCGAGCCCCAGCGAACGGTCAAGCGACAGACGCAGCTACTGGTCCTGCTGGGCGCGGTCATGTCGCTCGGGCTCCTGATCGTGGACCAACAGCTCCACCGCAACGTCAACAATCCAGCCGCGTTCACGAACCAGATCCAGGGGCTGCCATCGGACCCGCTGCTGGCATCGCGTGCTGCAGACCTGAACCGAGCCGTCGGAAACACCGATGAAGCAATCCGCTGGGCTCGACAGCGAACCCAACTCGAGCCATTCAGCGCCGTCGCGGGTGCGACGTTGGCCGAGATATTTCTCGACGCCGGCCGCAACGAAGACGCTGTAACTGAGATCCAACGATCGCTCGAACGCGACGCCTACAACCCAACGGCCCTGCGCACCGCTCTCGGCGTCGCGTTGGTCACCGGCGATATCGAACTCTTCGAACTCGCTTCGAAGCGCCTGGCGGAACTCGGTCTCGACTAA
- a CDS encoding O-antigen ligase family protein, which yields MAIVVGVAPLGLVLLARRALAGDVASRVLAGALAWTVLSGLVSGAPRSALLGFAGRDLSALTVVGASGFWMIGRNMSHRGRSLLVEVLVWSTSACALVGILQVVADVQQGPLRLLAGRPTGFVTNPVYFGALASAGLVAATLCWGPSWRRMTLPVVVLGIATSLSGSRVALMAAILTLLAQAVFIRRREIWMACGLAFAAIAGGVLLDRTVGAGRNAASRLGETAEIASGDGRFTVWRYGFEAWLDRPILGHGFGRFRPAVQGKFSPSFVRDHAADEVVQPWFDPHNVGVGVLVATGIIGVVLFLTWAFIWGRSVGGPLVWLLVPIALHWLLQPVSLFTLPLAMLVFAAAGAPEVVSRDALALDRWLKSAIAVGLVLGLSLLLVDASFQRALQREDAGGLDAIASLVGDDPILADVVAQAYSFDGDLEAEIEWRERAASTEPDRPFWWSRLADVQRRADLFDEAESSLDRAFELQPYNQRTQLVEILLALHAEDEKRLDAALAVACELGQSDCTLDAATLIEQRQDAEAESSASP from the coding sequence ATGGCGATCGTCGTGGGTGTCGCGCCGCTCGGGCTCGTGTTGCTCGCCCGCCGAGCGCTCGCCGGCGATGTCGCCTCGAGGGTGCTCGCCGGTGCACTCGCGTGGACGGTGTTGTCCGGATTGGTCAGCGGTGCCCCTCGCTCGGCGTTGCTCGGCTTCGCGGGACGCGATCTCAGCGCCCTGACGGTCGTGGGCGCCTCCGGCTTCTGGATGATCGGTCGCAACATGTCGCATCGTGGCCGATCGCTGCTCGTCGAAGTACTGGTCTGGTCGACATCAGCGTGCGCGCTGGTCGGAATTCTCCAGGTGGTCGCCGATGTCCAACAGGGGCCGCTCCGTCTGTTGGCAGGGCGTCCAACTGGCTTCGTGACCAACCCGGTCTACTTCGGGGCGCTGGCATCTGCCGGTCTGGTCGCAGCGACACTGTGTTGGGGCCCCTCGTGGCGGCGCATGACGCTGCCCGTGGTGGTCCTTGGCATCGCGACCAGCCTTTCTGGGTCCCGTGTCGCGCTCATGGCCGCGATCCTCACGCTGCTCGCTCAGGCAGTCTTCATCCGTCGGCGTGAGATTTGGATGGCCTGCGGGCTCGCCTTCGCTGCGATCGCAGGTGGTGTTCTGCTGGACCGGACGGTCGGTGCCGGTCGGAATGCCGCCAGCCGACTCGGCGAGACCGCTGAGATCGCTTCGGGAGACGGTCGCTTCACGGTGTGGAGGTACGGGTTCGAAGCGTGGCTGGATCGCCCGATCCTGGGGCACGGATTCGGTCGCTTCCGTCCGGCGGTGCAGGGCAAGTTCTCGCCGTCGTTCGTGCGCGACCACGCAGCCGACGAGGTCGTGCAGCCGTGGTTCGATCCGCACAACGTCGGTGTCGGTGTTCTGGTGGCAACCGGCATCATCGGGGTGGTTCTGTTCCTCACCTGGGCGTTCATCTGGGGCCGGTCAGTTGGGGGACCGTTGGTGTGGCTGCTCGTGCCGATCGCGCTCCACTGGCTCCTCCAACCCGTGTCGCTCTTCACGCTGCCGCTCGCGATGCTGGTGTTCGCCGCGGCCGGTGCGCCTGAGGTCGTGAGCCGAGATGCGCTCGCCCTCGATCGATGGCTCAAGTCCGCCATCGCCGTGGGTTTGGTGCTGGGCCTGTCGCTCCTGCTCGTCGACGCTTCGTTCCAGAGGGCGTTGCAGCGGGAGGACGCCGGTGGACTGGACGCAATCGCATCTCTGGTTGGCGATGATCCCATCCTCGCTGACGTCGTCGCGCAGGCGTACTCGTTCGACGGTGATTTGGAGGCAGAGATCGAGTGGCGGGAGCGTGCGGCGTCGACCGAGCCGGACCGCCCCTTCTGGTGGTCGAGGCTCGCCGATGTACAGCGCCGTGCTGACCTGTTCGACGAAGCGGAGAGCTCGCTCGACCGAGCCTTTGAACTCCAGCCGTACAACCAGCGTACGCAACTCGTGGAAATCCTGCTGGCGTTGCACGCGGAGGACGAGAAGCGTCTCGACGCCGCGCTCGCTGTCGCGTGCGAGCTCGGGCAGAGCGATTGCACGCTCGACGCGGCCACCTTGATCGAGCAGCGGCAAGACGCCGAGGCGGAGTCGTCGGCCTCGCCTTAG
- a CDS encoding glycosyltransferase family 39 protein, whose amino-acid sequence MTLSQRDDLQDTCAGYESEMAQTGVDSFEPRALLAVGACVALAKWAFASDRRIFHVYFDEPAQFAMARWLSGRQSWTLFDLDTWQPGYALLIAPIYFVTDDVATVFRAVMVLNAVMGGVSAILLVFLTRRLTDVSRAACCGLATAISLLPMSLSASAVAWGEPLITLLFLAALLSMLRYLDNDDFRAGLLSLALAATAALTHGRMLPLVFVVAAIVIAREARAGSVRQWRPWLTAGILAASLVLTFSFSAFVRERVWETPGGENSIHSTLSRLADPTLVASSFLGQLWYQLVASALIFGIGTAVLVRRIVGPLASPLLIGRGRDALAVLAMTAPLLAVSVLFMARAGRPDFAIYGRYNDAVVGPILVVGLAWLWRVPACPPRRVVAMIGGCLAVTVATTLYVESRSGDALGADLGLAPMVAGMLPFTDRGQSLSPILGAAVSIVVCSVLLGSRLLTMPRSEVVFGAVVTVLVFSAGGLTYSALRPVNEYETASAVRVVRGIVPPDTAIGYHFVSRDEPSYVSMNAQRRAALLYQAYLPDYEIVRDAGLDDGVGPFVFAPRLDPTLTEAGAVELWVAQDSGMALWREPVSP is encoded by the coding sequence GTGACATTGTCGCAACGTGACGACCTTCAAGACACTTGCGCGGGCTACGAGTCCGAGATGGCCCAAACCGGAGTTGACTCGTTCGAGCCGAGGGCGCTGCTCGCGGTTGGGGCTTGCGTTGCGCTGGCGAAGTGGGCCTTTGCTTCGGACCGACGCATCTTCCACGTGTACTTCGACGAGCCTGCACAGTTCGCGATGGCGCGATGGCTATCGGGTCGCCAGTCGTGGACTCTGTTCGATCTTGATACGTGGCAACCTGGCTATGCGTTGTTGATCGCGCCGATCTACTTCGTCACCGATGACGTAGCGACGGTATTCCGGGCGGTGATGGTGCTGAATGCCGTAATGGGAGGGGTTTCGGCGATCTTGCTGGTGTTCCTCACTCGGCGGTTGACGGACGTCTCAAGGGCTGCCTGCTGTGGCTTGGCTACGGCGATCTCCCTGCTGCCGATGTCGCTATCGGCGTCCGCAGTTGCTTGGGGTGAGCCACTTATCACGCTGTTGTTCCTTGCAGCGTTGCTGTCGATGCTTCGTTACCTGGACAACGATGACTTTCGTGCGGGCCTTCTGTCGCTAGCGCTCGCCGCTACAGCGGCGCTCACGCACGGACGGATGCTGCCGCTTGTGTTCGTGGTCGCGGCCATCGTGATCGCACGCGAAGCTCGTGCGGGCAGTGTGAGGCAATGGCGACCATGGCTGACCGCTGGGATCCTTGCGGCATCGCTGGTTCTCACCTTCTCGTTCTCGGCGTTCGTTCGGGAGAGAGTATGGGAGACGCCGGGTGGCGAGAACTCGATTCACTCCACCTTGAGCCGGCTAGCGGACCCTACGTTGGTGGCAAGTTCGTTTCTTGGGCAGCTCTGGTATCAGTTGGTCGCTTCGGCCCTGATCTTCGGAATCGGCACGGCCGTATTGGTAAGGCGGATTGTCGGTCCATTGGCTTCGCCGCTGTTGATCGGCAGGGGCCGCGACGCGTTGGCGGTCTTGGCGATGACAGCGCCCCTCCTCGCAGTCTCGGTGCTCTTCATGGCCCGTGCTGGGCGACCGGATTTTGCGATCTACGGCCGCTACAACGATGCTGTTGTCGGCCCCATCCTCGTTGTTGGGTTGGCGTGGTTGTGGCGCGTCCCTGCCTGCCCGCCGCGTCGAGTCGTGGCGATGATTGGTGGTTGCTTGGCCGTCACGGTGGCGACGACGCTGTACGTCGAATCGCGGAGTGGTGATGCGCTCGGCGCAGATCTTGGATTGGCCCCGATGGTCGCTGGGATGCTGCCGTTCACAGACCGAGGACAATCGCTCTCGCCTATTCTGGGAGCAGCAGTGTCGATCGTCGTGTGCTCCGTCTTGCTCGGCTCCCGCCTGCTGACGATGCCACGCTCGGAAGTGGTGTTTGGGGCGGTGGTCACCGTCCTCGTGTTCTCCGCTGGGGGGCTCACGTACTCCGCGCTCCGGCCCGTGAACGAATACGAGACAGCGTCCGCTGTCAGGGTTGTCCGCGGCATTGTGCCGCCTGACACGGCTATCGGCTATCACTTCGTGAGTCGGGATGAGCCGAGCTACGTTTCGATGAACGCGCAGCGACGCGCGGCACTGCTCTACCAGGCCTACTTGCCAGACTACGAGATCGTTCGTGACGCCGGCCTCGATGATGGGGTAGGACCGTTCGTCTTCGCTCCTCGTCTCGACCCGACCTTGACCGAGGCAGGAGCCGTCGAGCTCTGGGTCGCACAGGATTCCGGTATGGCTCTCTGGCGTGAACCGGTCAGCCCGTGA
- a CDS encoding type II secretion system protein: MKKQDEGFTLIELLIVIVILGILATVVVFSVRGITDDSKANSCQTEYRTMEVALEAYFAQYGGTSIPTQAQLESAGLIRDTSANSTIDNGTGEVGPRANGECVGIAN, encoded by the coding sequence ATGAAGAAGCAAGACGAGGGCTTCACCCTCATCGAACTCCTGATCGTCATCGTCATCCTCGGCATCCTGGCCACCGTCGTGGTGTTCTCGGTCCGTGGCATCACCGATGACAGCAAGGCGAACTCCTGCCAGACGGAGTACCGCACCATGGAAGTTGCGCTCGAGGCGTACTTCGCCCAGTACGGCGGCACCAGCATCCCGACCCAGGCGCAGCTCGAGTCGGCCGGTCTCATCCGAGACACGTCGGCCAACTCGACTATTGACAACGGCACCGGCGAGGTCGGACCTCGGGCCAACGGCGAATGCGTCGGCATCGCCAACTGA
- a CDS encoding DUF429 domain-containing protein produces the protein MAGPRDNPFKAIGGATPCPGGWLVLPARLAGVTTVAEEAFVLKTLMEVLDYRPKFDFMAINIPFGYPARPQGQYRQCDQEAREMVGWPRMVSLRPVPSRPALFAKTRKEAIELEPWLTKNDFRHFRWMKEAATEIQPFHSRSVYSGNAALSFQHMNGDQPLKTSPYHEEGRRERLEMIRAKLPGVDDVIERIPPEGAGQVHMYEAAAMLWTARRASGRAISRLPMDPEWDEGGIRVELVR, from the coding sequence ATGGCCGGCCCGCGCGACAATCCCTTCAAGGCGATCGGCGGTGCGACGCCGTGCCCCGGTGGCTGGCTGGTGTTGCCCGCTCGGTTGGCCGGTGTCACGACCGTCGCCGAAGAAGCGTTCGTGTTGAAGACGCTGATGGAGGTCTTGGACTACCGGCCCAAGTTCGACTTCATGGCGATCAACATCCCGTTCGGTTACCCCGCGCGGCCGCAGGGGCAGTACCGGCAGTGCGATCAGGAGGCCCGCGAGATGGTCGGGTGGCCGCGCATGGTGAGCCTGCGGCCGGTGCCGTCGCGGCCCGCCCTGTTCGCGAAGACCCGCAAGGAAGCGATCGAGCTCGAGCCGTGGTTGACCAAGAACGACTTCCGCCACTTCCGGTGGATGAAGGAAGCGGCGACCGAGATCCAGCCGTTCCACAGCCGGTCGGTGTACAGCGGCAACGCTGCGCTCTCGTTCCAGCACATGAACGGTGATCAGCCGCTCAAGACCTCGCCGTACCACGAGGAGGGCCGCCGGGAGCGGCTCGAGATGATCCGCGCGAAGTTGCCGGGGGTCGACGACGTGATCGAACGGATTCCGCCCGAGGGTGCCGGTCAGGTGCACATGTACGAGGCGGCGGCGATGCTGTGGACGGCTCGCCGTGCATCCGGTCGTGCGATCTCACGGTTGCCCATGGACCCGGAGTGGGACGAGGGCGGCATCCGCGTCGAGCTGGTGCGGTAG